The Methanobacterium sp. BAmetb5 genome includes a region encoding these proteins:
- a CDS encoding adenosylcobinamide amidohydrolase, producing MKVKKGNPDRLNNVNRLIHETNTGEKVWQYSKSIVIHLPDKRNVLTASWINGGYRKDIQSLFNHQLNQEEIDYLEEGSVPGFMKNLAENLGLDPERTSGFLTVADMDNVAIVTERFREIEVTSIVTAGIEVNGGRAGDDASYYELNGNYEFRVGTINTILLINSHLSQSTLLRAVMTAVEAKAVALQELMAPSQYSDGVATGSGTDNIAVVSNLSSENLLTTAGKHSKLGELIGKAIIKATKRALSQQSNLNPNSQCDMLVRLDRFKVQANDYWEHVRRVYQKDNKAQFMPQLYEFSKNPRVVSLVASLLHTVDEINWGLINEDQGKKTALHITKTLPLLLNIEKQPDYSALLNEDDSIIQNWIKVSSWCIISLNER from the coding sequence TTGAAAGTTAAAAAGGGTAACCCTGACAGGTTAAATAACGTAAATCGTTTAATTCACGAGACCAATACTGGAGAAAAAGTGTGGCAATACAGTAAATCCATTGTTATCCATTTACCTGATAAAAGGAATGTTTTGACTGCTTCCTGGATTAACGGGGGCTACCGGAAAGATATTCAATCCCTGTTCAACCATCAACTGAATCAGGAGGAGATTGATTACTTAGAAGAGGGCAGTGTTCCTGGATTTATGAAGAACTTGGCTGAGAATCTGGGTCTGGATCCAGAGAGGACTTCTGGTTTTTTAACTGTGGCTGATATGGATAACGTGGCCATAGTAACTGAAAGGTTCCGTGAGATAGAAGTTACTTCAATTGTGACTGCAGGAATTGAAGTCAACGGTGGGCGGGCCGGAGATGATGCATCCTACTATGAATTAAATGGGAACTATGAATTCCGGGTGGGTACCATCAACACCATCCTCCTGATAAACTCCCATCTTTCACAAAGCACACTGTTAAGAGCAGTAATGACAGCCGTGGAGGCCAAAGCAGTGGCTCTCCAGGAACTCATGGCCCCCAGCCAGTACTCGGACGGTGTGGCCACTGGTTCTGGAACAGACAATATTGCCGTAGTATCCAACCTGTCCAGTGAGAACCTACTAACCACTGCGGGTAAGCATTCTAAACTGGGAGAACTAATTGGAAAGGCCATAATTAAAGCCACCAAAAGAGCTTTATCCCAGCAAAGCAATTTGAACCCTAATTCGCAGTGTGACATGCTGGTAAGGTTGGATCGTTTCAAAGTTCAGGCCAATGACTATTGGGAGCACGTAAGGAGGGTTTACCAGAAAGATAACAAGGCACAATTCATGCCCCAACTCTATGAATTTTCCAAAAATCCCCGAGTGGTGTCCCTGGTTGCCTCCCTACTGCACACCGTAGATGAAATAAATTGGGGACTGATCAACGAAGACCAAGGTAAAAAGACAGCGCTCCATATAACGAAGACGTTGCCTTTACTGTTGAATATAGAAAAACAGCCAGATTACAGTGCACTGCTGAATGAGGATGATTCAATTATTCAAAATTGGATTAAAGTTAGTTCATGGTGTATTATTTCTTTAAACGAAAGATGA